A genomic window from Streptomyces mirabilis includes:
- a CDS encoding serine hydrolase, translating to MHALRRARRGLAATAAAGSALAALFAATPAQASTADATSEATATVGGSQVKCTSQRPGLAARLSKDIAGALHGRDRAAALALYDRATGTACGFRAETAFDSASVVKVTILGALLRQSMEQHRALTAHEVELTTAMITKSDNDATNALWHQIGHAGIQHFLTLAGMEDTVPGPKGYWGHTQVTAEDQLRLLRLLTSDNSVLDRDARTYALRLMNRVVPEQRWGTPAGAPATATVQVKNGWLPRDTHGWRVHSVGVFTGGGHDYGLVVLSQDNRTMADGVATVEGAAHAVNRDLNTSTAA from the coding sequence ATGCACGCACTGCGCCGCGCGCGGCGTGGACTGGCCGCGACCGCGGCGGCCGGGTCGGCGCTCGCGGCGCTCTTCGCCGCCACCCCGGCCCAGGCGAGCACCGCCGACGCCACCTCCGAAGCCACCGCCACCGTCGGCGGCTCCCAGGTGAAGTGCACCTCACAGCGGCCAGGGCTCGCGGCCCGGCTGTCCAAGGACATCGCTGGAGCCCTGCACGGGCGGGACCGCGCCGCGGCGCTCGCGCTGTACGACCGTGCCACGGGGACCGCGTGCGGCTTCCGGGCCGAAACCGCCTTCGACTCGGCGAGCGTGGTCAAGGTCACGATATTGGGGGCGCTGCTGCGCCAGAGCATGGAGCAGCACCGGGCCCTGACCGCTCACGAGGTGGAACTGACCACCGCCATGATCACCAAGTCGGACAACGACGCGACGAACGCCCTGTGGCACCAGATCGGCCACGCCGGCATCCAACACTTCCTGACCCTGGCCGGGATGGAGGACACCGTCCCCGGGCCCAAGGGCTACTGGGGGCACACCCAGGTCACGGCCGAGGACCAGCTGAGGCTGCTCCGACTGCTCACCTCGGACAACTCCGTCCTCGACCGGGACGCGCGTACCTACGCCCTCCGGCTCATGAACCGGGTCGTCCCCGAGCAGCGTTGGGGAACGCCCGCCGGGGCCCCCGCGACGGCGACCGTTCAGGTCAAGAACGGCTGGTTGCCGCGCGACACCCACGGCTGGCGGGTGCACAGCGTCGGTGTGTTCACCGGCGGCGGCCACGACTACGGACTGGTCGTGCTCTCCCAGGACAACCGCACGATGGCCGACGGCGTCGCGACCGTCGAGGGCGCCGCCCATGCCGTAAACCGGGACCTGAACACCTCAACTGCCGCGTAG
- a CDS encoding N(5)-(carboxyethyl)ornithine synthase: MSLMSLGVLASSRKENEFRLPLHPGHLDRIAPDVRERMFLEEGYGRRFGVGDDALRPLVGGLRSRERLLAECDVLLLPKPMHDDIAELREGQVLWGWPHCVQDEKMTQIGIDQKLTLVAWEAMNHWTSTGAFSVHVFHKNNELAGYCSVLHALQLGGLTGSYGRRMRAVVISFGATARGAVTGLGAMGVSDVTVLTQRAAAAVASPMPSVVMGHFEEQEDDPSRLRALTAAGPVPLAEYLAGFDIIVNCIRQDTDAPLMFVTDEELALFRPGTFFIDVACDAGMGFEWARPTTFGEPMPSVGPGCHYYGVDHSPSHLWNSATWEISEALLPYLRKVMSGPVAWDADATVRNAIEIRDGVIQNPKILSFQHRAAAYPHDLEVPAPRPAAQVA; the protein is encoded by the coding sequence ATGAGCCTGATGAGCCTGGGAGTGCTTGCCTCCTCCCGCAAGGAGAACGAGTTCCGGTTGCCGTTGCACCCCGGCCACCTCGACCGGATCGCCCCGGACGTACGCGAAAGGATGTTCCTCGAAGAAGGCTACGGCCGGCGGTTCGGCGTCGGGGACGACGCTCTGCGACCACTTGTGGGAGGCCTGCGCTCCCGAGAGCGGCTCCTCGCCGAGTGCGATGTGCTGCTGCTGCCCAAACCGATGCACGACGACATCGCCGAGCTGCGCGAGGGCCAAGTGCTGTGGGGATGGCCGCACTGTGTGCAGGACGAGAAGATGACCCAGATCGGCATCGACCAGAAACTGACTCTCGTCGCCTGGGAGGCCATGAACCACTGGACGTCCACGGGTGCCTTCAGCGTCCATGTGTTCCACAAGAACAACGAACTCGCGGGCTACTGCTCGGTGCTGCACGCCCTGCAACTCGGTGGGCTCACCGGTAGTTATGGCCGCCGCATGCGTGCGGTGGTCATCAGCTTCGGAGCCACGGCGCGCGGAGCGGTCACCGGCCTCGGCGCCATGGGAGTCTCCGACGTCACGGTGCTCACCCAACGCGCCGCGGCGGCCGTGGCCTCGCCGATGCCGTCGGTCGTGATGGGTCACTTCGAGGAGCAGGAGGACGATCCGTCGCGGCTTCGGGCCCTCACGGCGGCCGGTCCCGTGCCGCTCGCGGAGTACCTGGCCGGGTTCGACATCATCGTCAACTGCATCCGGCAGGACACCGACGCGCCGCTGATGTTCGTCACCGACGAGGAACTCGCCCTGTTCCGGCCGGGCACCTTCTTCATCGACGTCGCCTGTGACGCGGGCATGGGCTTCGAATGGGCCCGTCCGACCACCTTCGGCGAGCCCATGCCCTCGGTGGGGCCGGGCTGCCACTACTACGGGGTGGATCACAGCCCCTCCCATCTGTGGAACTCGGCCACATGGGAGATCAGCGAGGCGCTCCTTCCCTATCTCCGCAAGGTCATGAGCGGCCCCGTCGCCTGGGACGCCGACGCCACGGTCAGAAACGCCATCGAAATTCGCGACGGAGTGATCCAGAACCCGAAGATTCTCTCCTTCCAGCACCGGGCGGCCGCGTATCCCCACGACCTCGAGGTCCCGGCGCCGCGCCCCGCCGCTCAGGTGGCCTGA
- a CDS encoding dienelactone hydrolase family protein, whose translation MTDVRDVRGTSVNIPTQDGSADAYLAHPDDNTAHPAVLFYMDAIGLRPRLKEMADRLAGAGYTVLVPNLLYRHGPAPVVELPDFIDAAGRPALFEQLIPIIQELTPELAMRDADAYLSWLAACPQAADGPVGTTGYCMGAGLALRTAGAYPERVAAAAGFHGARLATDAPDSPHLLAGRVTAELYFGHADQDASLPPEQIERLDKAFTEAGVRHRSEVYTGAHHGYTMADTAAYDAKATERHWAALLDLFDRAL comes from the coding sequence ATGACCGATGTACGTGACGTACGCGGAACCTCCGTGAACATCCCCACCCAGGACGGCTCGGCCGACGCGTATCTGGCGCACCCCGACGACAACACCGCCCACCCCGCGGTGCTGTTCTACATGGACGCCATCGGACTGCGCCCCCGGCTGAAGGAGATGGCCGACCGGCTCGCGGGGGCCGGCTACACCGTGCTGGTTCCCAACCTCCTCTACCGCCACGGGCCGGCCCCGGTGGTGGAGCTGCCCGACTTCATCGACGCGGCCGGCCGGCCGGCGCTGTTCGAGCAACTCATTCCGATCATCCAGGAGTTGACCCCCGAGCTGGCCATGCGCGACGCCGACGCCTATCTGTCCTGGCTGGCGGCCTGCCCGCAGGCCGCCGACGGACCGGTCGGCACCACCGGCTACTGCATGGGCGCAGGTCTGGCCCTGCGCACCGCCGGCGCCTACCCCGAGCGGGTCGCGGCCGCGGCCGGCTTCCACGGCGCCCGGCTGGCGACCGACGCCCCCGACAGCCCGCACCTGCTCGCCGGCAGGGTCACCGCGGAGTTGTACTTCGGCCACGCCGACCAGGACGCCTCCCTGCCTCCCGAGCAGATCGAGCGCCTCGACAAGGCGTTCACCGAGGCGGGTGTCCGCCACCGCAGCGAGGTCTACACCGGCGCGCACCACGGCTACACCATGGCCGACACCGCCGCGTACGACGCCAAGGCCACCGAACGCCACTGGGCGGCCCTGCTCGACCTCTTCGACCGCGCCCTCTGA
- a CDS encoding SDR family oxidoreductase translates to MTRITDRTVLIVGASSGIGAEVARRLAHNGNRLVITARRAPELASVAEEIRTAGSACRDIAADALDPGAASAVVAACVAEYGSVDIALLNAGQGPDMSMDQVTVADIARITALNYDVVVHYLVPLIAQMKTQRDGGLIAHTNSLAGLMGIPRQGPYSAAKAAARTLIDTARVELAPHGIRFTTVHPGFVATDRVGADGLPKPFRVSQNRAARHVVRALEREPAQAYFPWTTTTLVRTLRTLPTPLSALILRKLASS, encoded by the coding sequence ATGACCCGCATCACCGACCGCACCGTCCTCATCGTCGGTGCCTCCTCGGGCATCGGCGCGGAGGTCGCACGCCGACTCGCGCACAACGGCAACCGGCTGGTCATCACGGCACGGCGCGCGCCCGAACTCGCCTCCGTGGCCGAGGAGATCCGAACCGCGGGCAGCGCCTGCCGGGACATCGCGGCGGACGCCCTGGACCCGGGGGCGGCCTCCGCCGTGGTGGCCGCGTGCGTCGCGGAGTACGGATCCGTCGACATCGCGCTCCTCAACGCAGGCCAAGGACCGGACATGTCCATGGACCAGGTCACCGTGGCCGACATCGCACGGATCACGGCCCTGAACTACGACGTCGTCGTCCACTACCTCGTCCCCCTGATCGCACAGATGAAGACCCAGCGCGACGGAGGACTGATCGCCCACACCAACTCGCTGGCCGGCCTGATGGGCATCCCCCGCCAGGGTCCCTACTCCGCCGCGAAGGCCGCTGCCCGCACCCTCATCGACACCGCACGCGTCGAACTCGCGCCCCACGGCATCCGGTTCACCACCGTCCACCCGGGCTTCGTCGCAACCGACCGCGTCGGCGCCGACGGTCTCCCCAAGCCCTTCCGAGTCAGCCAGAACCGCGCGGCACGACACGTCGTACGCGCCCTGGAAAGAGAACCGGCACAGGCGTACTTCCCCTGGACCACGACAACTCTGGTCCGCACCCTGCGCACCCTCCCCACGCCGCTCTCCGCCCTGATACTCCGAAAGCTGGCCTCGAGCTAG
- a CDS encoding amino acid deaminase/aldolase has translation MTTDTTPARSAPAEQGRYDRLRAATAGLEPPFGVIDLDAFDANAVDLERRAGGKPIRLASKSLRSRALIRRALARPGFQGVLGFTLPEALWLAEEFEDVVVGYPTTDATALRRLAADERLASRITLMVDCVEHLDLVDAATGPRQTRVRVCLELDAALRLAGGRLHLGPRRSPVHTPREAAAFAHEVAARPGFELAGIMGYEGQVAGLGDNQPGSLLKRAVVRAMQRSSVEELRHRREAAVAAVRAVTPLRFVNGGGTGSLETTTREDAVTELAAGSGLYGPGLFDFYRSFRPVPAAYFVLPVVRRPSPKIATLLGGGWIASGPPGKDRLPTLAWPPGLRVTATEAAGEVQTPLLGKPAQALRIGDRVWLRHAKAGELCERVGELHLVSGGEVVDTVPTYRGEGRHFL, from the coding sequence ATGACCACCGACACCACCCCGGCCCGGTCCGCCCCCGCGGAACAGGGGCGCTACGACCGGTTGCGGGCGGCGACCGCGGGCCTGGAGCCGCCCTTCGGCGTCATCGATCTGGACGCCTTCGACGCCAACGCCGTCGACCTCGAACGCCGCGCGGGCGGCAAACCGATACGGCTCGCGAGCAAGTCGCTGCGCTCGCGCGCCCTCATCCGCCGGGCTCTCGCCCGCCCCGGGTTCCAGGGCGTCCTCGGCTTCACGCTGCCCGAAGCCCTGTGGCTGGCCGAGGAGTTCGAGGACGTCGTCGTCGGCTACCCGACCACCGACGCCACCGCGCTGCGCCGGCTGGCCGCCGACGAACGGCTCGCCTCCCGGATCACCCTGATGGTGGACTGCGTCGAGCACCTCGACCTCGTGGATGCCGCGACCGGCCCCCGGCAGACCCGCGTCCGCGTCTGCCTTGAACTGGACGCCGCCCTGCGACTGGCGGGCGGCCGTCTCCACCTCGGGCCGCGCAGGTCCCCGGTGCACACGCCGCGGGAGGCGGCCGCGTTCGCCCACGAGGTCGCGGCCCGTCCGGGCTTCGAACTGGCCGGGATCATGGGGTACGAGGGCCAGGTCGCCGGCCTCGGCGACAACCAGCCCGGCTCACTGCTCAAGCGGGCCGTCGTGCGCGCGATGCAGCGTTCCTCCGTCGAGGAACTGCGCCACCGACGGGAGGCCGCGGTCGCCGCCGTACGTGCCGTCACCCCGCTGCGGTTCGTCAACGGCGGCGGCACCGGCAGCCTGGAGACCACCACGCGGGAGGATGCCGTGACCGAACTCGCGGCGGGCTCCGGCCTGTACGGTCCCGGGCTCTTCGACTTCTACCGGTCCTTCCGGCCCGTCCCCGCCGCGTACTTCGTCCTGCCCGTCGTACGCCGCCCCTCCCCGAAGATCGCGACGCTCCTGGGCGGCGGATGGATCGCGTCAGGGCCACCCGGCAAGGACCGGCTGCCCACCCTGGCCTGGCCTCCCGGCCTGCGCGTCACCGCCACCGAAGCGGCGGGCGAGGTGCAGACCCCGCTGCTCGGCAAGCCCGCGCAGGCCCTGCGCATCGGCGACCGGGTGTGGCTGCGGCACGCCAAGGCCGGTGAACTGTGCGAGCGGGTCGGCGAACTCCACCTGGTCAGCGGCGGCGAGGTGGTCGACACCGTACCGACGTACCGGGGCGAGGGCCGGCACTTCCTGTGA
- a CDS encoding MFS transporter, translating to MPDDSSCPPSSSSSAASGSGRPVPPALRRDADFRRLWVGQTASQLGEHASLVVLPLIAVLTLDADAGRLGVLRAVGQAPTLLLALLVGAWVDRWRTRTVMVLADLGRALALGGAALAGLLGGLGLPALLVVAFTVGVLSVFFDVAYQASLVRLVARDRLTRATSAIEGSRSAAQIVGPALGGALVSLLSAPIAAASCALSFAGSFLSIRRIRHREPVPERSGRAPRVWHRIHEGLRFVAGDTWLRTVGLASTAFQFSFAATMTGYLLFLPRDLHLSGSVVGVTLAATGPGALLGSVLAARLPGRFGHGVVLVSAAALGDGVMLCVPALSGPSAVTIPSLVAVNFVFGTFGQLVNVTVMAVRQAVTPDGMQGRVAATITFVGMGAAPLGSLFGGFLVGEWGLRTSLLVTAAGMMLSPALMALSPLARLGRELPPRDMPPGHRFLPPG from the coding sequence GTGCCGGACGATTCCTCCTGTCCGCCCTCCTCCTCGTCTTCCGCCGCGTCCGGCTCGGGGCGTCCTGTTCCGCCGGCCCTCCGGCGCGACGCCGACTTCCGCCGACTGTGGGTGGGACAGACGGCCTCCCAACTCGGCGAACACGCGAGCCTGGTGGTCCTTCCGCTGATCGCCGTTCTCACACTCGACGCCGATGCCGGCCGCTTGGGCGTCCTCCGCGCGGTGGGGCAGGCACCGACCCTGCTGCTCGCGCTCCTCGTCGGCGCGTGGGTGGACCGATGGCGGACCCGCACGGTGATGGTGCTGGCGGACCTCGGCCGGGCCCTGGCGCTGGGCGGCGCCGCCCTGGCCGGACTCCTCGGCGGGCTCGGCCTGCCGGCACTCCTCGTGGTCGCCTTCACGGTCGGGGTCCTGTCGGTGTTCTTCGACGTGGCGTACCAGGCCTCTCTCGTACGACTGGTGGCACGCGACCGGTTGACGCGGGCCACCAGCGCGATCGAGGGCAGCCGCTCGGCGGCGCAGATCGTCGGCCCCGCCCTGGGCGGCGCGCTGGTGTCCCTCCTGTCGGCGCCGATCGCCGCCGCGTCCTGCGCCCTGTCCTTCGCGGGGTCGTTCCTGTCGATCCGGCGGATCCGGCACCGCGAACCGGTCCCCGAGCGGTCGGGACGGGCCCCTCGGGTCTGGCACCGGATCCACGAGGGCCTGCGCTTCGTCGCCGGGGACACCTGGCTACGGACCGTGGGCCTGGCCTCGACCGCCTTCCAGTTCTCCTTCGCGGCGACGATGACCGGCTATCTGCTCTTCCTGCCACGGGACTTGCACCTGTCGGGCAGCGTCGTGGGGGTGACACTCGCCGCCACGGGGCCGGGCGCGCTCCTGGGTTCTGTGCTGGCCGCCCGGCTCCCGGGCCGGTTCGGTCACGGCGTGGTGCTCGTGTCGGCGGCTGCGCTCGGCGACGGCGTGATGCTGTGTGTGCCCGCGCTGAGCGGCCCCTCCGCGGTGACGATCCCCTCGCTCGTCGCGGTCAACTTCGTGTTCGGGACCTTCGGCCAACTGGTGAACGTCACGGTCATGGCCGTGCGGCAGGCCGTCACCCCGGACGGGATGCAAGGCCGCGTGGCCGCGACGATCACGTTCGTCGGCATGGGGGCCGCCCCGCTCGGCTCGCTGTTCGGCGGCTTTCTCGTGGGGGAGTGGGGGCTGCGCACCAGCCTCCTGGTGACGGCCGCCGGCATGATGCTGTCCCCGGCGCTGATGGCCCTGTCCCCACTCGCCCGCCTGGGACGCGAGCTGCCCCCGCGGGACATGCCGCCCGGCCATCGCTTTCTCCCACCGGGCTGA
- a CDS encoding SDR family oxidoreductase → MSVVLVTGAASGIGAATAREAVRRGHRVALADIDLAGATRLADRLGPAACAIPLDIRDQDAWEEAFDAAAARLGPVEVLVNNAGIIHTGYARQLSLEQHRHMVEVNLLGPMTGTLTALPRMRAQGHGHIITVCSMSAFLPLPGYTTYGATKHGLRAFHHSVAIEERGGPVTFSIIHPPGTRTPMLEQEMADPSAVITFAEKPLTPEKVASVIVDAIVKKPVEVVHPAVGGRVQRVAGVFPRLMRFVIPRVAAMAERRSRSIAPATAVVHERGDNNR, encoded by the coding sequence ATGAGCGTGGTCCTGGTGACCGGCGCGGCCAGTGGCATCGGCGCCGCCACCGCGCGCGAGGCGGTGCGCCGCGGCCATCGGGTCGCCCTCGCCGACATCGATCTGGCCGGTGCCACCCGCCTCGCCGACCGACTCGGCCCCGCCGCCTGCGCGATCCCCCTCGACATCCGTGACCAGGACGCCTGGGAGGAGGCCTTCGACGCCGCCGCGGCCCGGCTCGGCCCCGTCGAGGTTCTCGTCAACAACGCCGGGATCATCCACACGGGATACGCACGCCAGTTGTCCCTGGAACAGCACCGCCACATGGTCGAGGTCAACCTGCTCGGCCCGATGACCGGGACGCTGACCGCGCTGCCCCGGATGCGCGCCCAGGGGCACGGGCACATCATCACCGTCTGCAGCATGAGCGCGTTCCTGCCGCTGCCCGGCTACACCACCTACGGCGCGACCAAGCACGGGCTGCGCGCCTTCCACCACAGCGTGGCGATCGAGGAGCGAGGCGGACCGGTGACGTTCAGCATCATCCACCCGCCCGGCACCCGGACGCCGATGCTGGAGCAGGAGATGGCCGACCCCAGCGCGGTGATCACCTTCGCCGAGAAGCCGCTCACCCCCGAGAAGGTCGCCTCGGTCATCGTCGACGCGATCGTGAAGAAGCCGGTCGAAGTCGTCCACCCCGCCGTCGGCGGACGCGTCCAGCGGGTCGCCGGGGTGTTCCCCCGGCTGATGCGCTTCGTGATCCCCAGGGTGGCGGCCATGGCGGAACGCCGCAGTAGGAGCATCGCCCCGGCCACGGCCGTGGTGCACGAGCGAGGAGACAACAACCGATGA
- a CDS encoding SMP-30/gluconolactonase/LRE family protein translates to MRPQATVVLDGFGTLESLRWHDGALWFCDFAHGTVHRWDTLGEPETVLEVPGRAGGLGWLPDGRMLVVSMDGRRVHRQEPDGSLVVHADLGDIAGGPVNDMLVDGQGRAYVGNFGFDYHGFVRQRPNAMLYAPPGPPTAPLACLSPEGELLGLSEPLVFPNGCFLLDEGRTLLVAETLAMRLTALPVLPDGRLGPPRPWAPLAPAWLWRSLNSPGLRGRITRRVSSLLDHQAIADRSDTPIAPDGIAPGKDGTAWVANALRGECVRVGPGGTILDRVATSQRTLSCLVAGPRGDTLYAATVPTDDPERAAQLDGARLEAYVLPS, encoded by the coding sequence GTGCGACCGCAAGCCACTGTCGTTCTGGACGGATTCGGCACGCTGGAGTCCCTGCGCTGGCACGACGGCGCGCTGTGGTTCTGCGACTTCGCCCACGGGACGGTGCACCGCTGGGACACCCTCGGGGAGCCGGAGACTGTGCTGGAGGTCCCCGGCCGGGCGGGCGGCCTCGGCTGGCTGCCCGACGGGCGGATGCTGGTCGTCTCGATGGACGGACGCCGCGTCCACCGCCAGGAACCGGACGGCTCCCTGGTCGTGCACGCGGACCTCGGCGACATCGCAGGCGGCCCGGTCAACGACATGCTCGTCGACGGGCAGGGCCGCGCCTACGTGGGCAATTTCGGCTTCGACTACCACGGCTTCGTCCGACAGCGGCCCAACGCCATGCTCTACGCACCGCCGGGCCCACCCACGGCCCCGCTCGCCTGCCTGTCACCCGAAGGCGAACTGCTGGGCCTGAGCGAGCCGTTGGTGTTCCCCAACGGCTGCTTCCTCCTCGACGAGGGGCGGACCCTGCTGGTCGCCGAGACACTGGCGATGCGGCTCACCGCGCTGCCGGTGCTGCCGGACGGACGGCTCGGCCCGCCGCGCCCCTGGGCTCCGCTGGCCCCGGCCTGGCTGTGGAGGTCCCTCAACAGTCCCGGGCTGCGTGGCCGGATCACCCGGCGGGTCTCGTCCCTGCTGGACCACCAGGCGATCGCCGACCGCTCCGACACCCCCATCGCCCCGGACGGCATCGCACCGGGCAAGGACGGCACGGCCTGGGTCGCCAACGCGCTGCGCGGCGAGTGCGTCCGGGTCGGCCCCGGGGGCACGATCCTGGACCGCGTCGCCACCAGCCAACGTACGCTCAGCTGCCTGGTCGCGGGCCCGCGCGGTGACACCCTGTACGCCGCCACCGTCCCCACCGACGACCCGGAGCGCGCGGCACAGCTCGACGGCGCACGGCTGGAGGCGTACGTCCTGCCGTCCTGA
- a CDS encoding SDR family NAD(P)-dependent oxidoreductase — translation MTTTLITGANKGLGYETARRLVAAGHTVYVGSRDAERGRRAAEQLGARAVQLDVTDDASVRSAVKTVEAEGGLDVLINNAGIESRGEGNSVLGAADVTADVMRETFETNVFGIVRVTHAFLPLLQASAAPVVVNVSSGLASLARVSDAGTPAYAYPGVAYPASKTTVNMITVQYAKAFPNMRINAVEPGFTKTDLNGNTGIQTVEQGAEIIVRMAQIGPDGPTRGFFDAEGTLPW, via the coding sequence ATGACGACAACACTCATCACCGGAGCGAACAAGGGCCTCGGCTACGAGACCGCCCGCCGGCTCGTCGCCGCGGGCCACACGGTCTACGTCGGCAGCCGGGACGCCGAACGCGGACGCCGGGCCGCCGAACAGCTGGGCGCCCGGGCCGTCCAGCTCGATGTCACCGACGACGCGTCGGTGCGGTCCGCCGTGAAGACCGTCGAGGCCGAGGGCGGGCTTGACGTACTGATCAACAACGCGGGCATCGAGTCGAGGGGCGAGGGCAACTCCGTGCTCGGCGCCGCGGACGTGACCGCCGACGTGATGCGGGAGACGTTCGAGACGAACGTCTTCGGCATCGTGCGTGTCACCCACGCCTTCCTCCCGCTGCTCCAGGCCTCGGCCGCCCCGGTGGTGGTCAACGTCAGCAGTGGGCTGGCCTCGCTGGCCCGGGTGAGCGATGCGGGCACCCCGGCATACGCCTACCCCGGCGTCGCCTACCCGGCTTCGAAGACCACCGTCAACATGATCACCGTGCAGTACGCGAAGGCGTTCCCGAACATGCGGATCAACGCGGTGGAGCCCGGCTTCACGAAGACCGACCTGAACGGGAACACCGGCATCCAGACCGTCGAGCAGGGCGCCGAGATCATCGTACGGATGGCGCAGATCGGCCCCGACGGTCCCACCAGGGGCTTCTTCGACGCCGAAGGCACCCTTCCCTGGTAG
- a CDS encoding aldo/keto reductase family oxidoreductase, with amino-acid sequence MTVQSLPGGTFTMAKDLTVTRVGYGAMQLAGPHVFGPPADRDAAVAVLREAVERGITHIDTSDFYGPYVTNQIIKEALHPYPAGLHLVTKVGALRDAEGGWPKALSRDELRQAVHSNLENLGLDALDVVNLRVGGFDAPEPGSLAEPFTVLAELQQEGLIRHLGVSTVSAEQIKEAQSIAPVVCVQNFYNLANRADDALIDSLAEQGIAYVPYFPIGGFSPLQSDTLHAVAGRLETTPVAVALAWLLQRSPNILLIPGTSSVAHLRDNIAAAALVLPEKELAELNGIGV; translated from the coding sequence ATGACCGTGCAGTCACTTCCCGGCGGAACGTTCACCATGGCCAAGGACCTGACGGTCACCCGCGTGGGCTACGGCGCCATGCAGCTCGCCGGTCCGCACGTGTTCGGGCCGCCGGCCGACCGGGACGCCGCCGTGGCCGTTCTGCGCGAGGCGGTCGAGCGGGGGATCACACACATCGACACCTCCGACTTCTACGGCCCGTACGTCACCAACCAGATCATCAAGGAAGCGCTGCACCCCTATCCGGCCGGCCTGCACCTCGTGACCAAGGTCGGAGCACTGCGGGACGCCGAGGGAGGCTGGCCGAAGGCGCTGTCGCGCGACGAGCTTCGCCAGGCCGTGCACAGCAACCTCGAGAACCTCGGCCTGGACGCACTCGACGTCGTCAACCTGCGGGTGGGAGGGTTCGACGCCCCCGAGCCGGGTTCGCTCGCCGAACCGTTCACCGTGCTCGCGGAGCTCCAGCAGGAGGGGCTGATCAGGCATCTCGGTGTCAGTACCGTCTCCGCCGAGCAGATCAAGGAAGCCCAGTCCATCGCGCCCGTGGTGTGTGTGCAGAACTTCTACAACCTCGCGAACCGCGCCGACGACGCGCTGATCGACTCCCTGGCCGAGCAGGGCATCGCCTACGTGCCCTACTTCCCCATCGGCGGTTTCTCCCCGCTGCAGTCGGACACCCTGCACGCGGTCGCGGGCCGGCTGGAGACCACTCCGGTCGCCGTCGCCCTGGCCTGGCTGTTGCAGCGTTCCCCGAACATCCTGCTCATCCCCGGCACCTCCTCGGTGGCACACCTGCGTGACAACATCGCCGCTGCCGCCCTGGTCCTTCCCGAGAAGGAGCTGGCCGAGCTGAACGGGATCGGGGTGTGA
- a CDS encoding TetR/AcrR family transcriptional regulator produces MTPEKPAPISRRERPAKPALTRQGIIDAALAILRDEGLGKVTMRRIAAALDTGPASLYVYVRNTGDLHAQILDSLLGPVKAPAPEAGTWRDRLKALLVSYGEVLFRHPEIARMAMSTQPSGPNYLALADAILGLLDEGGVSGREAAWAMDLLLLHPTAVAVEHSSPKSATQESDEFSALAAKIATADPARYPHIARLGDTLMSGDGPSRADWALDVILDGVLAAASRASAEQRGW; encoded by the coding sequence ATGACTCCAGAGAAGCCCGCTCCGATCAGCCGACGGGAACGCCCGGCGAAGCCCGCCCTGACCAGGCAGGGAATCATCGACGCCGCGCTGGCGATCCTGCGTGACGAGGGGCTGGGCAAGGTGACGATGCGCCGCATCGCCGCGGCCCTCGACACCGGGCCCGCGTCGCTCTATGTCTACGTCCGCAACACGGGGGACCTGCACGCGCAGATCCTCGACTCCCTGCTCGGGCCGGTGAAGGCGCCCGCGCCGGAGGCGGGGACCTGGCGGGACCGGTTGAAGGCGCTGCTGGTCAGCTATGGAGAGGTGCTCTTCCGGCACCCGGAGATCGCCCGGATGGCGATGTCCACGCAGCCGAGCGGCCCGAACTACCTGGCGCTGGCCGACGCGATCCTCGGCCTCCTCGACGAGGGCGGGGTGTCGGGCCGGGAAGCGGCCTGGGCCATGGACCTCCTGCTGCTGCACCCCACCGCCGTGGCCGTCGAACACAGCTCCCCGAAGTCCGCCACGCAGGAGTCCGACGAGTTCTCCGCCCTGGCCGCGAAGATCGCCACCGCGGACCCGGCGCGCTACCCCCACATCGCCCGGCTCGGCGACACGCTCATGTCGGGAGACGGCCCGAGCCGCGCCGACTGGGCTCTGGACGTCATCCTGGACGGCGTCCTCGCCGCGGCCTCTCGTGCGTCGGCCGAACAGCGCGGCTGGTGA